A section of the Pediococcus inopinatus genome encodes:
- a CDS encoding acetoin reductase: protein MSKLAIITGAGQGIGEGIAHRLAKAGYAIAVADINQSTATKVSQDLQAAGYSAKAYLVDVANRKQVFQLVTDAVADLGELAVYVNNAGIAFIDSFIDSDPNDVERLLDVNLKGTYWGIQAAATQFKNQGHGGRIINAASLAGYEASALQSAYSASKFGIRGLTQSAAKELAEDKITVNAYNPGIVRTKMRDAIDKKTASLKHETVAQQQANCLSEIAIGREATPADIAEVVAWFASDAAGYVTGQSLQVDGGMRFH, encoded by the coding sequence ATGAGTAAATTAGCTATTATTACAGGCGCCGGTCAAGGTATCGGCGAGGGTATCGCTCATCGCTTAGCTAAAGCCGGTTATGCGATCGCTGTTGCTGATATCAATCAAAGTACCGCCACCAAAGTTTCCCAGGATTTACAAGCCGCTGGTTATTCTGCCAAAGCATACTTAGTAGATGTCGCCAATCGTAAACAAGTTTTTCAATTAGTTACTGATGCAGTTGCGGACTTAGGCGAGCTGGCTGTATATGTTAACAACGCCGGCATTGCATTTATTGATTCGTTTATCGACTCTGATCCAAATGACGTCGAACGTTTATTAGATGTTAATCTCAAAGGAACTTATTGGGGAATTCAAGCTGCTGCCACACAATTTAAAAACCAGGGCCATGGTGGCCGCATTATCAATGCTGCATCCCTTGCTGGCTACGAAGCATCTGCATTACAAAGTGCTTATTCTGCTTCAAAATTTGGAATCCGTGGATTAACACAATCCGCTGCTAAGGAGCTGGCTGAAGATAAAATTACCGTGAATGCTTATAATCCGGGCATCGTGCGGACTAAAATGCGCGACGCAATTGATAAAAAAACCGCCAGTCTCAAACATGAGACCGTTGCCCAACAACAAGCTAATTGTTTAAGCGAAATTGCGATTGGTCGTGAAGCGACACCTGCTGATATAGCTGAGGTTGTCGCCTGGTTTGCCTCTGACGCTGCTGGTTATGTGACGGGTCAGTCACTACAAGTCGATGGCGGTATGCGATTCCATTAA